One Meiothermus sp. CFH 77666 DNA window includes the following coding sequences:
- a CDS encoding DUF1385 domain-containing protein, with translation MTLDDQYMNNLTSQTEGLIGGMALPNGMLFMSTHGVGVGYHDKEGQLHSISRPLNPALMRRVGVVGGLLWMFVEWSMMLLSRLVGVPNKEDRKIMLVGFATGALVSMIAILNDPDFWKLFYLSFLALAALAVLLIPGLRYHLQEMRRYHGAEHQLLHAVGLGETPSQESLARQTVFHPLCGTTAMMPLLPLAFVGPFLPWWGHLLAWPLVFLALFGAAIASKEGDRRAWARLWMRVGEWGQGFTTAPTEARHREAAVAAWEALRACYPQVGKMQAETAS, from the coding sequence ATGACTTTGGACGACCAATACATGAACAATCTGACCAGCCAGACCGAAGGCTTGATAGGGGGGATGGCCCTCCCCAACGGGATGCTGTTCATGAGCACCCACGGGGTGGGGGTGGGCTATCATGACAAGGAAGGACAGCTTCATAGCATCAGCCGTCCCCTCAACCCAGCACTGATGCGCCGGGTTGGGGTGGTGGGGGGCTTGCTGTGGATGTTTGTCGAGTGGAGCATGATGCTGCTCAGCCGGTTGGTGGGAGTACCCAATAAGGAAGATCGAAAGATCATGCTGGTTGGATTCGCAACCGGCGCTTTGGTGAGCATGATCGCCATCCTTAACGACCCGGACTTCTGGAAGCTGTTTTACCTGAGCTTCCTGGCCCTGGCTGCCCTCGCCGTTCTGCTCATCCCCGGTCTGCGCTACCACCTCCAGGAGATGCGCCGGTACCACGGGGCGGAGCACCAGCTGCTCCACGCGGTGGGCCTGGGGGAAACCCCTTCCCAGGAGAGCCTTGCGCGGCAGACGGTGTTTCATCCCCTCTGCGGCACCACCGCGATGATGCCGCTGCTCCCCCTGGCATTCGTGGGGCCGTTTTTGCCCTGGTGGGGGCATCTCCTGGCCTGGCCCCTGGTTTTCCTGGCCCTGTTCGGAGCGGCAATCGCCTCTAAGGAGGGGGATCGTCGGGCCTGGGCCCGGCTGTGGATGCGGGTCGGTGAGTGGGGACAGGGCTTCACCACCGCGCCCACCGAGGCCCGGCACCGCGAGGCGGCGGTAGCGGCCTGGGAGGCGCTGCGGGCCTGCTATCCCCAAGTCGGAAAAATGCAGGCAGAAACCGCAAGTTGA
- a CDS encoding carboxypeptidase-like regulatory domain-containing protein, translated as MQPISYTQDDIRYEANLIGADVNPGQTVTVSLEYIPTTSVLNYVVSGLPASTLAAATLRGPGGFEQGLSSSRKLTGLTPGAYTFTAEEVEAGGYVYAPTQPSRNLSLIAGQQHSLALEYVRQQGRVNLNLSGLPSGASAPSIRLRRGGLSYPLNPGLNNDLPTGSYSVEAPSVTVDGFTYLAELSPGSFSLAHNQTQNLSINYVRQSGTLNLTLVGLPSGAMRLEGPTTGNLEAGGSYVLLPGSYTLTASNVERDGFRFVPTVENGSFSLGVGATHNATVRYLAATARLQVSVTGVSGTTPITVSGPSSRTLEGSATLDFLEPGLYTITPSPVTRNESTPYGTGRYTYRASAASANLTPGQTVSTTLTYQRQQGNLVVNVSGLPSGSAASLRLEGNGIDHTFAGGSLTGLPTGSYTLTPAPVRIGGFTYRATAQGFTLAHNENQAIEVAYAPASGAVRIVLSGPGGMPAPSARLFQGGTLIGTYPSGTVVEDLLPGRYRVEPVTQRDEAGFDYTAPAQEVDVAAGQVAEASATYTKQSGFIQLSVSGAPTGYTLSLTGTRNYNLSSPGTYEVVSGSYNASAANLNHGGFVYRATVTPASLSVGPGQTVPINLTYTQVSGSFRFTLSGLPTASTQALVSLLGPTNYSANLRNGVTTTPDLLPGNYTLNTPDVAANGYTYRASGNAGSYNLTEGSTIPVSLSYAPITGRVQVNVSGHPSGSSPVLRIVQGGTTRHTFNGTASYELPPGSYTLQADNLSFGGYTYVPSGQGSFTVTAGQTVTMNVTYSATTGRLRVITSGLPWAPNYGVSGPQGLTVSQADQTFDNVAPGVYSASPPTQDWNVGGGVFYRYISGRNLVGVGELWGVTQTGIDSYILGQRDGYPGGWTPVPPNQLIGVYACINNQSQYPAQVGFLEAQFSGETLIEGTRSWLASGWQRQQWIMPGQNGCINTVLRTSNRSSLRIRPYIQIDDSPAWSGVGGTATFTQVRVAPVGMAGQATVTPGQTAVLYVHYASTASLRLNITRTSNNAPISVRFNGASYTAPGTYIINFLWPDYHGLAKDTTYNYGIAFIPSGPDPVLLGRSSELTDATVTYTPENRAALNLQIIKAYSGTDSRFINSTPNPLTLLQNGGGYQTVGVGSHSIMLWPANTYSLNQGVGYEYEFASSCGWFGCHERLYWRLDSITGLPLVPWAGEVYNAQAVWRGKRCYQSGLSWVCQVFY; from the coding sequence GTGCAGCCCATCTCGTACACCCAGGACGATATCCGCTACGAGGCCAACCTGATCGGAGCCGATGTAAACCCCGGCCAGACCGTGACGGTGAGCCTCGAGTACATCCCCACCACCTCGGTGCTGAACTACGTTGTAAGCGGCCTGCCTGCCAGCACCCTGGCCGCTGCCACCCTGCGCGGGCCGGGCGGCTTCGAGCAGGGCCTGTCCAGCAGCCGCAAGCTGACCGGCCTGACCCCGGGGGCCTATACCTTCACCGCCGAGGAGGTGGAGGCCGGGGGCTATGTCTATGCCCCCACCCAGCCCAGCCGCAACCTCTCGCTCATCGCCGGACAGCAGCACAGCCTGGCCCTGGAGTACGTGCGCCAGCAGGGCCGGGTCAACCTCAACCTGAGCGGCCTGCCCTCCGGTGCCAGCGCCCCCAGCATCCGCCTGCGCCGGGGCGGTCTGAGCTACCCGCTCAACCCGGGGCTGAACAACGACCTCCCCACCGGCTCCTACAGCGTCGAGGCCCCCTCGGTCACGGTGGACGGCTTCACCTACCTGGCCGAGCTGAGCCCCGGCAGCTTCAGCCTGGCCCACAACCAGACCCAGAACCTATCCATCAACTACGTGCGCCAGTCCGGCACCCTCAACCTGACCCTGGTGGGCCTGCCGAGCGGTGCCATGCGGCTGGAAGGCCCCACCACGGGGAACCTCGAGGCCGGAGGCAGCTACGTCCTGTTGCCGGGGAGCTACACCCTGACCGCCTCCAACGTGGAGCGGGACGGCTTCCGTTTCGTGCCTACAGTGGAAAACGGGAGCTTCAGCCTGGGGGTGGGCGCTACCCACAACGCTACCGTGCGCTACCTGGCCGCCACCGCCCGCTTGCAGGTCAGCGTAACCGGAGTGAGCGGCACCACCCCCATCACGGTGAGCGGCCCCAGCAGCCGTACCCTGGAGGGAAGCGCCACCCTGGACTTCCTCGAGCCCGGCCTCTACACCATCACCCCCAGCCCGGTCACCCGCAACGAGAGCACCCCCTACGGCACCGGGCGCTACACCTACCGGGCCAGCGCCGCCAGCGCCAACCTGACCCCGGGCCAGACCGTCAGCACCACCCTGACCTACCAGCGCCAGCAGGGCAACCTGGTGGTTAACGTGAGCGGCCTGCCCTCCGGCTCGGCAGCCAGCCTGCGCCTGGAGGGCAACGGGATCGACCACACCTTTGCCGGGGGCAGCCTGACCGGCCTGCCTACCGGAAGCTACACCCTGACCCCCGCGCCGGTGCGGATAGGGGGCTTTACCTACCGGGCCACCGCCCAGGGGTTCACCCTGGCCCACAACGAGAACCAGGCCATCGAGGTGGCCTACGCCCCCGCCTCGGGCGCGGTGCGGATCGTCCTGAGCGGCCCCGGTGGGATGCCTGCCCCCAGCGCCCGGCTCTTCCAGGGCGGCACCCTGATCGGAACCTACCCCAGCGGCACCGTGGTGGAAGACCTGCTCCCGGGCCGCTACCGGGTGGAGCCGGTGACCCAGCGCGACGAGGCCGGGTTCGACTACACCGCCCCCGCCCAGGAGGTGGACGTGGCCGCCGGGCAGGTTGCCGAGGCGAGCGCCACCTACACCAAGCAGTCGGGCTTCATCCAGCTCAGCGTGAGCGGGGCCCCAACCGGCTACACCCTGAGCCTGACCGGCACCCGCAACTACAACCTGAGCAGCCCCGGCACCTATGAGGTGGTGAGCGGCAGCTACAACGCCAGCGCGGCCAACCTCAACCACGGCGGCTTTGTCTACCGGGCCACCGTAACCCCCGCCAGCCTCTCGGTAGGCCCCGGCCAGACCGTACCTATAAACCTGACCTACACCCAGGTCTCGGGCAGCTTCCGCTTCACCCTGAGCGGCCTGCCCACCGCCTCCACCCAGGCCCTGGTGAGCCTGCTCGGGCCCACCAACTACAGCGCCAACCTGCGCAACGGAGTGACCACCACCCCCGACCTGCTGCCCGGCAACTACACCCTGAACACCCCCGATGTGGCCGCCAACGGCTATACCTACCGGGCCAGCGGGAACGCGGGCAGCTACAACCTGACCGAGGGCAGCACCATCCCGGTCAGCCTGAGCTATGCCCCCATCACGGGCCGGGTGCAGGTTAACGTCTCGGGCCACCCCTCGGGCTCCAGCCCGGTGCTGCGGATCGTGCAGGGGGGTACCACCCGCCACACCTTCAACGGCACCGCCAGCTATGAGCTGCCTCCGGGCTCCTACACCCTGCAAGCCGACAACCTCTCCTTTGGCGGCTATACCTATGTGCCCAGCGGCCAGGGCAGCTTCACCGTGACCGCCGGGCAGACCGTCACCATGAACGTGACCTACAGCGCCACCACCGGACGCTTGCGGGTCATCACCAGCGGCCTGCCCTGGGCCCCCAACTACGGCGTGAGCGGGCCGCAGGGCCTGACCGTGAGCCAGGCCGACCAGACCTTCGACAACGTAGCCCCCGGCGTCTACAGCGCCAGCCCGCCCACCCAGGACTGGAATGTAGGCGGCGGGGTGTTCTACCGCTACATCAGCGGGCGCAACCTGGTGGGGGTGGGGGAGCTGTGGGGCGTGACCCAGACCGGCATCGACAGCTATATCCTGGGCCAGCGCGACGGCTATCCGGGCGGCTGGACCCCGGTACCGCCCAACCAGCTGATTGGGGTATACGCCTGCATCAACAACCAGTCCCAGTACCCGGCCCAGGTCGGCTTCCTGGAGGCCCAGTTCAGCGGCGAAACCCTTATCGAAGGAACCCGGAGCTGGCTGGCCTCGGGCTGGCAGCGCCAGCAGTGGATCATGCCGGGCCAGAACGGCTGCATCAACACCGTGCTGCGCACCAGCAACCGCAGCAGTCTCCGCATCCGGCCTTATATCCAGATTGACGACAGCCCCGCCTGGTCGGGGGTGGGTGGTACCGCCACCTTTACCCAGGTGCGGGTGGCCCCGGTGGGCATGGCCGGTCAGGCCACCGTGACCCCGGGCCAGACGGCGGTGCTCTACGTCCACTACGCAAGCACCGCCTCGCTGCGGCTCAACATCACCCGTACCTCCAACAACGCCCCCATCAGCGTCCGTTTCAACGGCGCGAGCTACACCGCACCGGGCACCTATATCATCAACTTCCTCTGGCCGGACTATCACGGCCTGGCCAAGGACACCACCTACAACTACGGGATCGCCTTCATCCCCAGCGGCCCCGACCCGGTGCTGCTGGGACGTAGCAGCGAACTCACAGATGCCACCGTGACCTACACGCCCGAGAACCGGGCCGCCCTCAACCTCCAGATCATCAAGGCCTACTCCGGCACCGACAGCCGCTTCATCAACAGCACCCCCAACCCCCTGACCCTCCTGCAAAACGGCGGGGGATACCAGACGGTGGGGGTGGGCAGCCACAGCATCATGCTCTGGCCCGCCAACACCTACAGCCTTAACCAGGGGGTGGGGTATGAGTACGAGTTTGCCAGTAGTTGTGGATGGTTCGGTTGCCATGAACGCCTCTACTGGCGGCTGGACAGTATTACCGGTCTACCGCTGGTGCCCTGGGCCGGGGAGGTCTACAACGCCCAGGCGGTCTGGCGTGGCAAGCGCTGCTACCAGAGTGGTCTGAGCTGGGTTTGCCAGGTCTTCTATTAA
- a CDS encoding T-complex 10 C-terminal domain-containing protein — translation MWRTLLLLLVLLGSALAASEKKLLQEACERQGLKMGREDFTTFGKFNLQNLCPDSWLAEAEAVLIVRNGRGTEGMIQGSDGRTYHHVVKPENDDLEVHYRFTPLTFPPTPDGPDPVEGAINSLNGSVGMAGCEYMASTCLTVAGLALAGGAGTVGVAATLAGAVLASPVGVIMAVGIVMAAAGLLLAGLLGAPAMSELAKVLGTPLTIDNPDGSTTTYEPDGDKVTVRPDGSSTHEFANGSKLDQTKEGGWQYTWPDGTKEKRLTDGTVILEYPDGTVDVIPGSGSGSGGSGSGSGSGSGDPGSGSGSGGSGSGSGSGSGGSGSGSGSGSGGSGSGSGSGSGDPGSGSGSGGSGSGSGSGSEPTNPGEPAPSPWDP, via the coding sequence ATGTGGCGAACTTTATTGCTTTTGCTGGTGCTACTGGGGAGCGCGCTCGCGGCTTCCGAAAAAAAGCTGTTGCAGGAAGCCTGTGAGCGCCAGGGCCTCAAGATGGGGCGGGAGGACTTTACCACCTTCGGAAAATTCAACCTGCAAAACCTCTGTCCAGATTCCTGGTTGGCCGAGGCAGAGGCCGTGCTGATCGTGCGCAACGGGCGGGGGACGGAGGGGATGATCCAGGGATCCGATGGCAGAACCTACCACCACGTGGTGAAGCCAGAGAACGACGATCTGGAAGTGCACTACCGTTTCACTCCCCTCACCTTCCCCCCCACCCCCGACGGGCCCGACCCGGTGGAGGGGGCCATCAACAGCCTGAACGGCTCGGTGGGTATGGCTGGGTGTGAGTACATGGCCTCGACCTGCCTGACGGTGGCGGGACTGGCGCTGGCTGGTGGAGCCGGTACTGTGGGTGTGGCTGCTACCCTTGCCGGGGCGGTGCTGGCCAGTCCTGTCGGGGTGATTATGGCCGTGGGCATCGTAATGGCAGCTGCGGGCCTGCTGCTGGCCGGACTGCTGGGGGCCCCGGCGATGAGCGAGCTGGCCAAGGTGCTGGGAACCCCGTTAACCATTGATAACCCGGATGGCAGCACGACCACCTACGAGCCGGACGGCGATAAGGTGACGGTCAGGCCGGATGGTAGCAGTACGCACGAGTTTGCCAATGGAAGCAAGCTCGATCAAACCAAGGAGGGAGGCTGGCAGTATACCTGGCCCGATGGAACCAAAGAAAAGAGGCTCACGGACGGTACGGTTATCCTTGAGTACCCGGACGGCACCGTCGATGTGATTCCCGGCTCGGGCAGCGGCTCCGGTGGCAGCGGTTCAGGCTCGGGTAGCGGCTCGGGCGACCCTGGCTCGGGCAGCGGCTCCGGTGGCAGCGGTTCAGGCTCGGGCAGCGGCTCCGGTGGCAGCGGTTCAGGCTCGGGCAGCGGCTCCGGTGGCAGCGGTTCAGGCTCGGGTAGCGGCTCGGGCGACCCTGGCTCGGGCAGCGGCTCCGGTGGCAGCGGTTCAGGCTCGGGTAGCGGCAGCGAACCTACCAATCCCGGGGAACCCGCACCCTCTCCCTGGGATCCCTAG